The Pogoniulus pusillus isolate bPogPus1 chromosome 3, bPogPus1.pri, whole genome shotgun sequence nucleotide sequence ctgctggctctgctccaccaGCGGGGGCCATCCACAGAAGGGATCTTCCGCCTGGCAGCTGGCAAGAGGGACTTAGGGGCCCTCCGGGAGGCCCTGGACAGCgggcaggaggtgcccctgcagagccagcccGTGCACCTGCTGGCTGCCACCCTGAAGGTGAAGCCTGCtgacctgcagcccagcagctctgggctctctggTGCTGATGGGCACCGGTGAGAGCAGGAGCCGAAAGCCAGTGGCTGCTGGCGAGCCAGGGCTGGGCAAAGcctcaggcagagcctttgcCATTGCAGGACTTTCTGcggaagatcccttccaagctgctggaggctgagctGTACCAGCAGTGGATGGGAGCCCTgcaccagagcagcaggcaggcgagGCTGGCGGCGCTGAAGGAGTAAgtgtgctcagcagcctgcctgctcctcagggactggcagagcttGGCACTTGCCTGCACAGCAGTGGCCTCCTTGCccaagctgtgtgtgctgccagACACCTCtagctgctgagggctggagctctgggGGCAAGAGGCACACCAAAGCATTCCTCTCCTTGCAGCAATTCCTGCACACACTGGGGGTTGCTCCACCGAGGAATTCCTGCcagaagggcaggcagggagggaggtgggCAGGGAGCCTTCCTGCGGCTGGTCTTGGGTGCCATCAGCCTGTGCTGACAACATCCATTTTACTGACCTTGTGTTCCTCTTTGCTCAGGGTCACCAGCAAATTgccccaggccaacctcattcTCCTCAAGAGcttgctgtccctgctgcataACATCAGCAGCAACACGGACAGCAGCAGGATGACAGCCAGGAGCCTTGCCATCTGTGTTGGGCCAAACTTGCTGAGCCCAGTGGAGGAGCCACCCCTAGACATGCTACCGGAGGTGACAAGCAAGGTATGCTGCCTTTCctggctggctacagcctcgcaggccctgctgagctttgctgtTCAGAGGAAcctgcctgcctcctctctgcagcaaacACTTGGTGGGGAGCTGCCtggaagagcagccccacagctgcagctttctgtgcAGAAGCCAGGCTCAGCAGTGGGAAAGGCTctttggctcagcttcagcctcccGGGTGGGAACCAATGGTTGTCTGTGTGcaggtgacagagctggtggagctgctcattgagctgcagggagagctgtttgcagaggagcaggtgccTGGCTCAGATGGACCATCAGCTGAGGAAGAGCCAGGAACCACAGAGGTATGTGAGTCCACACACACCATGACAACAAAAGCCTCCTCCCTCAAAGgtggcactgctgccacaggGACAACCAGGCTCATCTGCcagcccacagctctgcagaagtgcagagTAAGGCTGATGCCAGATGGCCATCACACTTTGGGTGGTGATCCCAACAGAAGTGAGCTGAGTTGAACTGAGCTAAGCAAAGCCACCCATGGGATCTGCCTTCCAGAGCTCAAGTAGCAATTGGAAGCAAGTGCTACATCAACTAAGGTCTCAAaaatcaacatttctcttgcagGTGCCTCCACTTGCTCCTGGAAGGGATCCCCTGAAGAGctcctctgaggagagcaggTAAAATGAAGGCAGCTTTGataaagagcagagctgctgcaaggggatgatggaagttcttcacagagagagtgatttcccattagaatgggctgcccagggaggtggtggaggcaccgtcccttgaggtcttcaagaaaagactggatgaggcactcggtgccatgctctacttgactggatagggctggctgctaggttggagtgggtgatattggaggtctcttccaacctggttgattctatcattctatggctTTACCTGTCTCACAATGCTATTGGATGGAaagttctccaggctcttcacaaGTCCATCAtgacagaagagcagcctccgaggagggatgtgatgaggagccaggaaggaagaagaagaagaagctggAAGGAGTTGGCAGGCCtgggcagagaaggaaatccATACGggcaagaagaaggaggagccCAGGTGTGTAGCAGACTCTGCTGTCCGTCCTTCAAAGCTCATGATGGGGTTCTGAGGACAGGCAATGtttctgctgtgcccctgggaGGACATGTGTGTCAGGAGAGAAATcccaccccagcacaggcacttgTCACTTGGCACTTGTTAGCAGCTGCCAGGGAAGTACACACATGTTAGTCTGACCTCAGGACCTGGAGAAATGCTAGGTGAGGCCATACTGTCTAATACTCAGAGGCATTTCACACAAAGTGGAACTAAACCAAATGCCACATTCTGCATATGGGACAAAGTAGAGAGCGAGCTGCTGACCCTTCCTGCCTGACATCCAGAGCCAGCACCTGTGGAACGGTTGTAAGCTGCATCAGGGAGTGTTCAGGCTCGATCCTAGGAAGcatttctctgctgtgagggtggtcaaacactgccacaggcttcctagagagaTGGCCTTTAGTTTTGCTGCATACACCAACTGCAGGAGGCATCACATGAAAAATGAAAATGGGAATGTTCTGAGCACGCTTAGAAACACCTGGAAGGAGCTGTACATGCATGGTGAACAATGATCAGCGATGACTTGGGTCCTCTTCAAGCTCTTCTCTCTCAGCTGACCCTTGTCCCTaattcctgtttgtttttctccccttctttctccaggaagctggaagagacttccaaagaaATGTCTCCTTCATGTGCACCACCATGGCTTGTCACATTACCCTTCTGAGGCCCCCTACCTAGTGCAACCCTGCTCCATCTCCATGCTTTTGAATTGTTTTTAGAGTTGCTGTAGTGATAGGTAGAGTTAGAGTTGTTGCACTTAGAGTTAGAGCTGCTTACACTCACAGCTTAGGGTTAGAGTTGTTCACAATTATTATTCTTGTTACACCTGTTGTTAGTTAGAGTTGTTGTTAGTTACTGTTCTTGTTCTACCTGTTGGTATAGTTGTTGTTAGAGTTGTTAACAGTGAGAGTTGCAGGTATAGAGGTGACTTCTTATTTTGGACTTGTTATAGTTACAGGTAGTTATAGCTGTTTGCACTCATAGTTGTTCTTAGGGTTAGAGTTGATGACAATTATCATTCTTGTCATACCTGTTGTTCATTAGAGTCCTTGTTACAGTTATTGTTCTTGTTCTACCCGTTGGTGTAGTTGTTGTGAGAGTTGGTACAGTGATAGTTGTAGGTATACTGATGGCTTCAGATAGTTCCTTTAGACTTGCAGTTACAGT carries:
- the LOC135193222 gene encoding T-cell activation Rho GTPase-activating protein-like; protein product: MGQLNCCRGSRDEPEPVQQSPPVPALPRPPLRERLTLALGRRMRLPWPFRQRETSATTVDVPRPSGCGGSGLLFGQPLAALCSQDGRMPQPIQDLLALLHQRGPSTEGIFRLAAGKRDLGALREALDSGQEVPLQSQPVHLLAATLKDFLRKIPSKLLEAELYQQWMGALHQSSRQARLAALKEVTSKLPQANLILLKSLLSLLHNISSNTDSSRMTARSLAICVGPNLLSPVEEPPLDMLPEVTSKVTELVELLIELQGELFAEEQVPGSDGPSAEEEPGTTEVPPLAPGRDPLKSSSEESSSPGSSQVHHDRRAASEEGCDEEPGRKKKKKLEGVGRPGQRRKSIRARRRRSPGSWKRLPKKCLLHVHHHGLSHYPSEAPYLVQPCSISMLLNCF